The genomic interval GGAGCATCGGTCGTATCGATAGGAGTCCCTGAAGAGTGTACGGTTTTAGGAACAGAGCAGCGATTCAAGCTGGCGGCAGACAAAAAGCAGGCCTCGTCGGAGGAGGGCGAGGCCGACGGAAGACGAGGCGAGCCGGCAGGCAGGAACCCCCACGAGCCGCAGAGTGTGTTGGTGCGCGTCGAGGTGGAGCAGGACATCCCCATGTCAGTGGCGCTGCCCATCGAGCTGGGGCCCGACGCCGCCCACCAAGCCTTTCCCTTCCTGGACACCACCCTGGCCGACCTGGGCATCCAAGAGTGAGTCCGCGGTTGTCAGGTGGAGGTTCCTCTCTCTCCGGCGTTTGCCTTCGAGGTAGGGCTTCCCTCATCCAGCGTGTGCTTGCGTGCGTGCAGGTCGGACGTGAAGGAGAGGGTGGTGTGGGTCGACACCAAGAAGACGCAGGTGAAGAACAAAACGGGGAAGCTGAAGGAGAAGGAGACCACCATCCTAGAGGCACGGGCTCGTTCGCcgtgaaaaaaagtgtttttccgCTGGAACGGGGCGGCGGCGGCCCGGGGGGAAGTGACGgctgtgtttctgtgtcgcTTCAGGTGCGAGTGAAAGCCAAGAAGCCCGGAGACAAGCAGCTCCAGGAGGTCCTGTACAGCACGGAGGCCCACACTGACCGCTCCTTCTGCCGGACGGGGATGGACATTCAGCCCTGGAAGCAGAGATCCCCAGGTCGGCACGCACTTCCTTCAGCTGCTTTCAGCAGGCAGCGCAGTCACGTTGGTGACCTTGGTCTCTCAAGCATGAGGCtaatttttgtcacattataaccaaACGTCCATGGAGTTTAATGCAGtttctttttccaaaaataGACCGAccgacacaaagcagtgcataaatgtgaagtggaagaaaaactttGGATGCTTTCCCAAAATGTTCACAAGTATAAACAAACAGCGTGTTGTGCAGTTGCACTTTGACCTAAATTAAAATCAGTGCAACCAATTTCCTTCAGAGGTCACCCGGGTCTAATTTAATGTCGGTATGAAGCcggctgctctgtgaaggcctctggTGTTTGTTAGAGAATATCAGCGTTAAGCAGATCTGAGACGACATGGCTGGGAAGCATCACCCAGAGcaccatggtaactctggaggagctgccgTGATCCAATGCTCAGGTTGAAGGCAGCACAGATTTTAGTCTAGTACTCCACCTAT from Fundulus heteroclitus isolate FHET01 chromosome 21, MU-UCD_Fhet_4.1, whole genome shotgun sequence carries:
- the si:ch211-196f5.2 gene encoding uncharacterized protein si:ch211-196f5.2; translated protein: MSVALPIELGPDAAHQAFPFLDTTLADLGIQESDVKERVVWVDTKKTQVKNKTGKLKEKETTILEVRVKAKKPGDKQLQEVLYSTEAHTDRSFCRTGMDIQPWKQRSPGKKSLNPVEMTMELDLKKRQPTNTEVQDQ